From the Leptospira biflexa serovar Patoc strain 'Patoc 1 (Paris)' genome, one window contains:
- a CDS encoding SpoIIE family protein phosphatase, translating into MIKNLLIFLVFSFSQLESSPTLDFATQIEPSSILTLDSSTSDPKTYWYLLNKDLSEVQIQTLNEENFHTLDWRRIKIPGNLFPSKDNDPKTRTVILAKWIEFNEDPNLQYSFRLGIINDRDRTYLNGQLIGNTGEWDSQLPQNYDKVRIYQIPSLLIRKSGKNLLLIKIQMYFKNSGGIEQDQTLLGPTKQIQSSFLKDEFIKLIFLTVYATVGGYFLFLFIRRRKDRENLFFSLFSYSFVLYNFLRNQLKYELGLPFLEMKRMEYLIILTLIPFMYHFLRTLFKERYVIIGKMLDLIQTCIFCFFVFSPNIEHMNFVLSNIVQPTWLVYVVLIFVILIQNLKKKEKRAIYITVGITIVLIAAIIDTATNRNYWVFPRIMGYAFLFFNISLAIILANSFVKLNEQVEDLNKNLEHKVEERTVALNESLNQLQILKEKQDGDYFLTSLLIQPLARIENRIPEIKIETYVNQKKKFQFRGKDGEIGGDICIVGSIELESKEYTVFANADAMGKSIQGAGGALVLGVVFQAVLSRAKTSDTKKKPPEIWLKDLYVELQSVFASFDGSMLSSVVLGMVAENGYVYYINAEHPWNILYRDGVASFLETELSMRKLGFPKNNTHFQIKTFALLDGDVLLIGSDGRDDLSLTNESGDRYINEDETLIIRFVERTDGSLFPLVKEIEQNGEVTDDISFLRIQYQSDKLKYTLPEEIRSQFTNIQTEVKKGNHEAALRDLLSLIKKTSHPSFHSLAGKILFHQKRWEDAIFHLKLAFTANPSKENLLYLVAKAEYEINKLGEAVIWSERLFLRNKSHKQNKKLFFNILNRLENFDKKSFYLEFLSNEQNKV; encoded by the coding sequence ATGATTAAAAACTTACTGATTTTTCTTGTCTTTTCTTTTTCCCAACTTGAATCCAGTCCTACGCTTGATTTTGCCACACAAATAGAACCCAGTTCCATCCTGACTCTTGATTCTAGTACCTCGGATCCAAAAACATATTGGTATCTTTTAAATAAAGATTTATCGGAAGTTCAGATTCAAACTCTCAATGAGGAGAATTTCCATACATTGGATTGGAGACGAATCAAAATCCCAGGGAATTTATTTCCATCTAAAGACAATGATCCCAAAACTCGGACCGTTATCCTTGCGAAATGGATTGAATTCAACGAAGATCCAAATCTTCAATACAGCTTTCGATTGGGGATCATCAATGATCGGGATAGAACATATCTGAATGGCCAACTCATCGGGAATACAGGTGAATGGGATTCCCAATTGCCACAAAACTATGATAAGGTGCGTATTTATCAAATCCCAAGTTTACTCATACGTAAAAGCGGCAAAAATCTTCTCCTGATTAAAATTCAAATGTATTTCAAAAACTCAGGTGGGATTGAGCAAGACCAAACCCTACTTGGACCAACAAAACAAATTCAATCCTCTTTTTTGAAGGATGAGTTTATCAAATTGATCTTTTTAACTGTTTATGCAACCGTTGGTGGCTATTTCCTTTTTTTATTCATTAGAAGGCGTAAAGATCGAGAGAATCTGTTTTTTTCCTTATTTTCTTATTCTTTCGTACTCTACAATTTTTTAAGAAACCAATTAAAATATGAATTAGGACTTCCATTTTTAGAGATGAAAAGAATGGAATATTTGATTATATTAACGCTTATACCTTTTATGTATCATTTTCTTCGGACTTTGTTCAAAGAACGATATGTGATTATAGGCAAAATGTTGGATCTCATCCAAACATGTATTTTTTGTTTTTTTGTTTTTTCTCCAAATATCGAACACATGAATTTTGTATTGAGTAATATTGTACAACCAACATGGCTCGTTTACGTTGTATTAATTTTTGTCATTTTGATCCAAAATTTGAAGAAAAAAGAAAAACGAGCCATTTATATCACCGTGGGAATTACTATCGTATTAATCGCGGCGATCATTGATACGGCTACCAATCGAAACTATTGGGTATTCCCTCGTATCATGGGATATGCATTTTTATTTTTTAATATCTCCCTTGCCATCATACTTGCAAATTCATTTGTCAAATTAAATGAACAAGTAGAAGACTTAAACAAAAACTTAGAACATAAAGTTGAAGAACGAACCGTTGCTCTAAATGAATCTTTAAATCAGCTACAAATCTTAAAAGAAAAACAAGATGGAGATTATTTTTTAACCTCCCTACTCATCCAACCTTTGGCAAGGATTGAAAATCGAATCCCAGAGATCAAAATTGAAACCTATGTGAACCAAAAGAAAAAATTCCAATTTCGAGGGAAAGATGGAGAAATCGGTGGGGATATTTGTATCGTAGGTTCGATCGAACTAGAATCTAAAGAATACACAGTATTTGCCAATGCAGATGCCATGGGAAAATCCATCCAAGGCGCGGGAGGGGCACTTGTACTCGGTGTTGTCTTCCAAGCAGTTTTATCACGGGCAAAAACAAGTGATACAAAGAAGAAACCTCCGGAAATCTGGCTCAAAGATTTATACGTCGAACTGCAATCTGTATTTGCGAGTTTTGATGGTTCTATGTTGTCAAGTGTGGTACTCGGAATGGTTGCAGAAAATGGATACGTATATTATATCAATGCGGAACACCCTTGGAACATTCTTTATCGAGATGGAGTGGCATCCTTTTTGGAAACAGAACTTTCCATGCGGAAACTTGGATTCCCTAAAAATAATACTCATTTTCAAATCAAAACCTTTGCACTTCTTGATGGAGATGTTTTATTAATAGGATCTGATGGACGAGATGATTTGAGTCTGACGAACGAATCCGGAGATCGTTACATCAATGAAGACGAAACATTGATTATACGTTTTGTCGAAAGAACAGATGGAAGTTTATTTCCACTAGTCAAGGAAATTGAACAAAATGGGGAAGTCACTGATGATATTTCTTTTCTCAGAATCCAATACCAGTCTGACAAACTTAAATATACGTTGCCCGAAGAGATCCGTTCCCAATTTACCAATATCCAAACCGAAGTGAAAAAAGGGAACCACGAGGCTGCTCTTAGGGATCTTTTGTCCTTAATCAAGAAGACATCACATCCAAGTTTCCATTCATTGGCAGGTAAAATCCTATTTCACCAAAAACGTTGGGAGGATGCTATCTTTCATTTAAAATTGGCATTTACCGCAAATCCTTCGAAGGAAAATTTACTCTATTTGGTAGCAAAAGCTGAGTATGAAATAAACAAGTTAGGTGAAGCGGTGATTTGGAGTGAACGATTGTTTCTTAGAAATAAATCCCATAAACAAAACAAAAAACTCTTTTTTAACATATTGAATCGATTAGAAAACTTTGATAAAAAGAGTTTTTATTTAGAATTTCTCAGTAACGAACAAAATAAAGTATAA
- the mfd gene encoding transcription-repair coupling factor, with product MTKDIQIRPFQAKDVFKEAKETLVNLSGIPESAHSFVTSTLYGNKLTKKTFVVVLPTNQEAESFCRELLSFLNKEEIYFFPGPENIPYEYTKWQVEWKRDRILTINQILAGNRSLVVTSVAAFLRKLPEKESLKGKSITLKLGVDFPLEALLVELIQLGYHREEVCEQFGHFSLKGGILDIYTPYLTNPVRIDFFGDTVDEIRTFDPNTQKSIQKIDEVLITAANETIVTKSELEHYHNLLNEYSEKRLPIDSEIEIIEEHLPLVRKQEGFLDFFPEPPVLIFPKFQETKERSFGMEREYNTLFEKKKEESLCLPPTELLSFGMEWKSLTSEETPGIQFSLLPSLLNNFSFDPITEVKGFRGKIREAKEYFLELLALNPGHSIFITSSFSAQMMRLKGLFSETEVNTIGENSEDPIRFPFESIQPGIHLILSDLKRGFHLVNEGIFVFTDNDLFGRQYKRKTRYKKQSSQMIESFIDLKEGDYVVHVNHGVGRFVKIERTKADGKERDFLKLEYAGGDSLFVPLDQISLVQKYIGGTDSPKLDTLGKNSWKKAKERVQESVDKLAEELVLLYSNRLKLNGFAFPPDTIWQEEFEAAFEFEETPDQISAIEAVKLDLESSRPMDRLVCGDVGYGKTEVAIRAAFKVIMAGKQVMLLTPTTILSLQHFNTFKQRYENYPIKIAFVSRFRSPAEIREDLKNFTEGKIDMLIGTHAILSSKVKPKNLGLLIIDEEQKFGVTHKESIKKFKNLVDVLTLTATPIPRTLHMALTGIRELSIISTAPKNRQSVETYVLEEDDTLIQEAIRKEIERGGQVFYLYNRVESIEEEASYVRSLVPEVSVGILHGQLTEDEIEETLVEFYERKYDILVTTTIIESGIDMPNVNTLIVKKADMFGLSQLYQIRGRVGRSDRKAYAYMFYPSKKLMTELAEKRLNTIFEYQELGSGFKVAMRDLEIRGAGNLLGKEQSGDIMEVGFDLYVKMLEESISRIKGEEVRVEVRTAVNLKTNFYLPDDYIPDTKQKIEFYKRFEGSANLDEIEELALEMEDRFGELPQIANTFVELEKIRTLASNLGFEFVTEKPEEILFKCGTYFRGNPDRVIQAMAQFKGLLISPSEPSVLRYTNLEKDDLKKIKKLLAILEFLAA from the coding sequence ATGACAAAAGACATTCAAATTAGACCCTTCCAAGCAAAAGACGTTTTTAAAGAAGCTAAAGAAACACTCGTAAACCTTAGTGGGATTCCAGAGTCAGCACATTCTTTTGTGACAAGTACTTTATACGGAAACAAACTCACAAAAAAAACATTTGTTGTCGTACTCCCAACGAACCAAGAAGCAGAAAGTTTTTGTCGTGAACTTCTTAGTTTTTTAAACAAGGAAGAAATTTATTTTTTTCCAGGCCCAGAAAATATTCCTTATGAATATACAAAATGGCAGGTAGAGTGGAAACGAGATCGAATCCTAACAATCAATCAAATCCTTGCTGGGAATCGTAGTTTAGTTGTGACTTCTGTCGCTGCTTTTTTAAGGAAGTTGCCAGAGAAGGAAAGTTTAAAAGGAAAATCCATTACACTAAAGTTAGGTGTTGATTTTCCTTTAGAAGCTTTATTGGTTGAACTCATTCAACTTGGCTACCACCGAGAAGAAGTTTGCGAACAATTTGGTCATTTTAGTTTAAAAGGTGGTATTTTAGATATTTATACTCCTTATCTTACAAACCCTGTTCGTATTGATTTTTTTGGAGATACCGTTGATGAAATTAGAACCTTTGATCCCAACACTCAAAAATCAATTCAAAAAATAGATGAAGTCCTCATCACCGCTGCAAACGAAACCATCGTCACAAAATCAGAATTAGAACATTACCATAATCTCCTCAATGAATATTCGGAGAAACGTCTTCCAATTGATTCTGAAATCGAAATCATCGAAGAACACCTTCCGCTCGTTCGTAAACAAGAAGGTTTTTTGGATTTTTTTCCCGAACCTCCAGTTCTTATTTTTCCCAAATTCCAAGAAACTAAAGAACGCTCCTTTGGAATGGAAAGGGAATACAATACTCTTTTTGAAAAGAAAAAAGAAGAGTCACTTTGTTTACCACCAACTGAATTGTTATCGTTCGGAATGGAATGGAAGTCTTTGACATCGGAGGAGACACCTGGCATTCAGTTTTCCCTCCTGCCAAGTCTCCTAAATAATTTTTCCTTTGATCCCATCACGGAGGTGAAAGGATTTCGCGGGAAAATCCGAGAAGCAAAGGAATACTTTCTTGAGTTACTAGCCTTAAATCCCGGTCACTCCATCTTCATCACTTCATCGTTTTCGGCTCAGATGATGCGACTCAAAGGATTGTTTTCTGAAACCGAAGTGAATACAATCGGTGAAAACTCAGAAGATCCAATCCGCTTTCCATTTGAATCCATTCAACCAGGCATCCATTTGATTCTTTCTGATTTGAAACGTGGGTTCCATTTAGTAAATGAAGGGATTTTTGTATTCACGGATAATGATTTATTTGGACGTCAATACAAACGGAAAACTCGTTATAAAAAACAATCCTCTCAGATGATCGAATCCTTCATCGATCTAAAAGAAGGAGATTATGTTGTACATGTCAATCATGGTGTGGGTCGTTTTGTCAAAATTGAACGAACCAAAGCTGATGGAAAAGAAAGGGATTTTCTTAAATTAGAATATGCAGGGGGAGATAGTTTATTTGTTCCCTTAGACCAAATTTCACTTGTTCAAAAATACATCGGCGGAACTGATTCACCGAAATTAGACACACTCGGTAAAAATTCCTGGAAAAAGGCAAAAGAACGTGTCCAAGAATCAGTTGATAAACTTGCCGAAGAACTTGTGTTACTCTATTCGAATCGTTTGAAGTTAAATGGTTTTGCTTTTCCTCCAGATACGATTTGGCAAGAAGAATTTGAAGCAGCATTTGAATTTGAAGAAACTCCCGATCAAATCTCTGCCATTGAAGCAGTCAAACTAGACTTAGAATCTTCCAGACCAATGGATCGTCTTGTTTGTGGGGATGTGGGATACGGAAAAACAGAAGTTGCCATCAGAGCAGCATTTAAGGTAATCATGGCGGGTAAACAAGTGATGTTACTCACACCAACTACCATCCTATCGCTCCAACATTTTAATACATTCAAACAGAGATATGAAAATTATCCGATCAAAATTGCCTTTGTATCTCGATTTCGATCACCTGCAGAAATTCGCGAAGATTTAAAAAATTTTACAGAAGGTAAAATTGACATGCTCATTGGTACGCATGCGATTTTGTCTTCCAAAGTAAAACCAAAAAATTTAGGCCTCCTTATCATAGACGAAGAACAAAAGTTTGGTGTTACACATAAAGAATCTATCAAAAAATTCAAAAATCTTGTGGATGTTTTAACTCTTACTGCAACGCCCATCCCAAGAACTTTACACATGGCACTTACAGGGATCCGTGAGTTATCAATTATTTCTACTGCACCTAAAAATAGACAAAGTGTTGAAACGTATGTTTTAGAAGAGGATGATACACTCATCCAAGAAGCAATCCGTAAAGAAATAGAACGTGGTGGCCAAGTGTTTTATCTTTACAACCGTGTAGAGTCGATTGAAGAGGAGGCATCCTATGTCCGATCTCTTGTTCCGGAAGTTTCTGTTGGAATCCTCCACGGGCAATTGACAGAAGATGAAATTGAAGAAACGTTAGTTGAATTTTATGAACGTAAATACGATATCCTTGTGACTACGACCATCATTGAGTCGGGGATTGATATGCCAAATGTGAATACCCTCATTGTCAAAAAAGCAGATATGTTTGGTTTGTCTCAATTGTACCAAATTCGGGGCCGTGTGGGAAGGTCTGATCGAAAAGCATATGCTTATATGTTTTACCCATCTAAGAAGCTGATGACCGAACTTGCCGAAAAACGTTTGAATACCATCTTCGAATATCAGGAATTAGGTTCTGGATTTAAAGTGGCGATGCGTGACTTGGAAATTCGGGGTGCAGGAAATCTTCTGGGTAAAGAGCAGTCAGGAGACATCATGGAAGTGGGGTTTGATCTTTATGTTAAAATGTTAGAAGAATCCATTTCTCGAATCAAAGGGGAGGAGGTTCGAGTCGAGGTTCGAACTGCCGTGAATTTAAAAACCAATTTTTATCTTCCTGATGACTACATCCCAGATACCAAACAAAAAATTGAATTTTACAAACGTTTTGAAGGTTCCGCTAATTTGGACGAAATCGAAGAACTGGCTCTTGAGATGGAAGATCGGTTTGGTGAACTGCCACAGATAGCCAATACCTTTGTAGAATTGGAAAAAATCCGGACTCTTGCATCCAATTTAGGTTTTGAATTTGTGACTGAAAAACCAGAGGAAATTTTGTTTAAGTGTGGTACATACTTCCGAGGAAATCCGGACCGTGTGATCCAGGCGATGGCTCAATTCAAAGGCCTATTGATATCTCCTTCAGAACCATCTGTCCTTCGTTATACGAACCTAGAAAAAGATGATCTTAAAAAAATAAAAAAACTGCTAGCGATTTTGGAGTTTTTGGCCGCTTAA
- a CDS encoding class I SAM-dependent rRNA methyltransferase: MVIRLKKNKEKAVLNFHPWIFSGAIESVDNGIKSGDTVAVHSHDGTFLAWGHYDSGSQIRIRLFSFDPKQDGINRDFWFSKWEKILYTKRSLLPNDTNGFRLFHSEGDGVPGIVVDVYDDTAVLQLKTPGAIRLKENLVTFLEKFGFVTILEKREKTDSKHGDEISFYKGDKAETVFKENGIQFISDTTKGQKTGFFLDQRENRSLLGRYAKNKIILNTFAYSGAFSVYALLNGAKMVHSLDISKQALELCEKNLELNGFSQELLAVKHKSLVMDCFDYLKKMDSGIYDCIILDPPAFTKNIATVIQASRGYKDINMRAISKIQDGGLIFTFSCSQHISFDLFKKIVFGAAKDAKKKVRILHHLTQSPDHSYSVFHPEGEYLKGLVIQVDGQI; the protein is encoded by the coding sequence ATGGTCATTCGTTTAAAGAAGAATAAAGAAAAAGCAGTATTAAATTTTCATCCTTGGATCTTTTCCGGTGCCATAGAATCCGTCGACAATGGAATCAAATCTGGTGATACCGTTGCCGTGCACAGTCATGACGGTACATTTTTGGCTTGGGGTCATTATGATTCCGGAAGCCAAATTCGAATCAGATTGTTCTCTTTTGATCCAAAACAAGATGGAATCAATCGCGATTTCTGGTTCTCGAAATGGGAAAAGATTCTATATACCAAAAGGTCACTATTACCGAACGATACCAATGGATTCCGTTTGTTTCATTCGGAAGGGGATGGAGTTCCAGGCATTGTAGTGGATGTTTACGATGATACTGCCGTTCTACAATTAAAAACACCTGGCGCCATTCGCTTAAAAGAAAATTTAGTTACGTTCTTGGAAAAATTTGGTTTTGTTACCATTTTAGAAAAAAGAGAAAAAACTGATTCGAAACATGGAGATGAAATCAGCTTTTATAAAGGAGATAAAGCAGAGACCGTTTTTAAAGAAAATGGAATTCAATTTATATCTGATACTACGAAAGGACAAAAAACTGGATTTTTTTTGGACCAAAGGGAAAATCGATCGCTCTTAGGTAGATACGCAAAAAACAAAATCATTTTAAATACATTTGCCTACTCAGGTGCATTTTCAGTGTATGCATTGTTAAATGGCGCAAAGATGGTTCATAGCTTAGATATTTCCAAACAAGCATTGGAATTATGTGAAAAAAATTTAGAACTTAATGGTTTCTCACAGGAACTTTTGGCGGTAAAACATAAATCTCTCGTGATGGATTGTTTTGATTATTTAAAAAAAATGGATTCTGGAATTTATGACTGCATCATTCTTGATCCACCTGCCTTTACAAAAAATATTGCTACGGTCATACAAGCAAGTAGGGGGTATAAAGACATTAATATGAGAGCCATTTCCAAAATACAAGATGGTGGACTTATCTTTACCTTCTCCTGTTCCCAACATATTTCCTTTGATTTATTCAAAAAAATCGTTTTTGGTGCGGCAAAAGATGCGAAAAAAAAAGTTCGAATTCTGCACCATTTAACACAAAGTCCTGACCATAGTTATTCTGTTTTCCATCCGGAAGGAGAATACTTAAAAGGACTTGTGATTCAGGTTGATGGACAAATATAA
- a CDS encoding undecaprenyl-diphosphate phosphatase translates to MDNTLNAFLRGIIEAATEFLPVSSTGHLFLFSYFFPFQNLSVPHEAFEDLFDIFIQTGAILSVVVLYYKTLWSHLVEAVRFGLGKSTDRSGFQFYLNLIVGILPILILGFLLKSQLDQIKMRSDLLLILGMSWFVGGIIMVFVEKRHLDESSGKTIGFKESIIVGFLQCFALIPGVSRSAATIISARTMGVSKKDSAEFSFFLAIPVLTLAGIYKLYKHRQILNSETIGLLLFGSIISFIICYFIIRLFMAFIRRRSFISFGVYRILLGLLVILYFVRY, encoded by the coding sequence ATGGATAATACTTTAAACGCTTTTTTACGTGGCATCATCGAAGCTGCCACGGAATTTTTGCCAGTTTCATCCACTGGCCATCTGTTTTTATTCAGTTACTTTTTCCCTTTTCAAAATCTATCTGTCCCTCATGAGGCTTTTGAGGACCTATTTGATATTTTCATTCAAACAGGCGCGATCCTTTCTGTCGTTGTACTCTATTACAAAACTCTTTGGAGTCATTTGGTCGAAGCAGTTCGTTTTGGATTGGGGAAGTCAACAGATCGCAGTGGGTTTCAATTTTATCTCAATTTAATTGTTGGCATTTTACCAATACTGATTCTTGGTTTTTTACTGAAGTCTCAATTAGACCAAATCAAGATGCGATCCGATCTACTTTTGATTTTAGGTATGTCTTGGTTTGTCGGTGGTATTATCATGGTCTTTGTTGAAAAAAGACATTTGGATGAGAGTAGTGGAAAAACAATCGGTTTTAAGGAATCTATCATCGTTGGTTTTTTACAATGTTTTGCTCTGATCCCCGGTGTCTCAAGATCTGCGGCAACCATCATTTCAGCAAGAACTATGGGAGTTTCGAAAAAAGATAGTGCAGAGTTCTCTTTTTTTCTTGCCATTCCAGTGTTAACTCTCGCAGGCATTTATAAATTATACAAACATAGACAAATTTTAAATTCAGAAACAATTGGTTTATTACTTTTCGGTAGTATCATTTCATTTATCATCTGTTATTTTATCATACGACTATTTATGGCGTTTATTCGAAGGAGAAGTTTTATTTCCTTTGGAGTTTATCGAATCCTTTTAGGTCTCCTTGTTATACTTTATTTTGTTCGTTACTGA
- the hisD gene encoding histidinol dehydrogenase: MPIPILHCDRNSKELYSRFLQGAREDLTTATDRILPILESVRTQGDQALFSYTEMFDGIKLSQLTIDPKKIKTNVDEKTKEAFLRAKSNIEAFHMEQKRESWSKVIDGNRLGVKYTPIPSLAVYAPGGKALYPSSVLMGIIPAKIAGVPSIQLITPPQKDGIPEILVWLAQIMDIDRIVTVGGAQGIAAAAYGTESVPKSEFIVGPGNAYVAAAKSYLSGQGLIGIESPAGPSEVCIIADENANPKWIACDMLSQAEHGEDSSAILLTTDLTLAKRVSEELEIAFSERPKRLQMKQTAIYENSSILVFPTLDDCIWFSNELAPEHLEIQTKDYESVFAKIEHAGSVFLGPYSPVAMGDYISGTNHILPTARGSRIYSSLGVDTFLKRVTFQEVTKESLENLYPFVKLMSELEGLDEEHGTSVKVRTRQFQ, translated from the coding sequence ATGCCAATTCCCATCTTACATTGTGATCGAAATTCCAAAGAATTGTACTCACGGTTTCTTCAGGGAGCAAGGGAAGACTTAACGACGGCAACAGACCGCATTTTACCCATTTTGGAATCAGTTCGCACCCAAGGGGATCAGGCACTTTTTTCCTACACCGAAATGTTTGATGGGATCAAACTTTCACAACTTACCATAGATCCTAAAAAAATTAAAACGAATGTTGACGAGAAAACAAAAGAAGCATTCCTCAGGGCCAAATCCAATATCGAAGCCTTCCACATGGAACAAAAACGAGAGTCTTGGTCCAAGGTCATTGATGGGAATCGATTGGGTGTCAAATACACACCGATTCCTTCCCTGGCAGTATATGCTCCTGGTGGAAAAGCATTGTACCCTTCTAGTGTCCTTATGGGCATCATTCCAGCAAAAATTGCAGGAGTTCCTTCCATACAACTCATCACACCTCCACAAAAAGATGGCATCCCTGAAATTTTGGTATGGTTGGCTCAGATTATGGATATTGATCGGATTGTCACAGTGGGAGGTGCCCAAGGAATCGCCGCTGCTGCTTACGGAACCGAATCGGTACCCAAGTCAGAGTTCATTGTAGGTCCTGGGAATGCGTATGTAGCCGCCGCCAAATCGTATTTAAGTGGGCAAGGTCTGATTGGGATCGAGAGCCCCGCTGGCCCCAGTGAAGTTTGTATCATTGCCGACGAAAATGCTAACCCAAAATGGATCGCCTGTGATATGTTATCCCAAGCGGAGCACGGTGAAGATTCCTCAGCAATCCTTCTTACAACAGATTTAACTCTTGCCAAACGAGTCAGTGAAGAATTAGAAATTGCATTTTCAGAAAGGCCAAAACGATTGCAGATGAAGCAGACTGCAATTTACGAAAACTCAAGTATCCTTGTTTTTCCTACCTTGGATGATTGTATTTGGTTTTCCAATGAACTTGCCCCGGAACACTTAGAAATCCAAACGAAGGACTATGAATCGGTGTTTGCAAAAATCGAACATGCTGGCAGTGTATTCCTCGGTCCTTATTCACCAGTTGCGATGGGAGATTATATCTCAGGAACCAATCATATTTTGCCAACAGCAAGAGGCAGTCGTATTTATTCATCTTTAGGAGTTGATACATTTCTGAAACGTGTCACATTCCAAGAAGTCACAAAAGAATCCCTCGAGAACTTGTATCCATTTGTCAAACTCATGTCTGAATTGGAAGGACTTGACGAAGAACATGGAACTAGTGTGAAAGTCCGAACGAGGCAATTCCAATGA
- the panC gene encoding pantoate--beta-alanine ligase encodes MIVVSEIADLKTIISEWKQNQETIGFCPTMGTLHDGHMDLVKTSKGQCTKTIVSIFINPTQFNDPKDFDAYPKNTESDLKLCEEHGVDLVFLPSVEVIYPKSQTPIQMSIPSLQTTLCGRTRPGHFEGVLQIVSKLFHLTEPNYGFFGLKDYQQYRIISAMVEELNFPIKILGVPTKRESDGLAMSSRNLRLSPKDRETASLIPRMFQLAKKTLLGGEKNLIVWKEILTDFLLTGSNVKIDYLEIVDPITLQPLSNLNGELLLATAVFVGEVRLIDNEVLVSP; translated from the coding sequence ATGATCGTTGTATCAGAGATTGCAGATCTAAAAACGATCATTTCCGAATGGAAACAAAATCAGGAAACCATTGGGTTTTGTCCGACAATGGGTACCCTTCATGACGGGCATATGGATTTGGTTAAAACTTCGAAAGGACAATGTACTAAAACAATTGTCTCCATCTTTATCAATCCAACACAATTCAATGATCCAAAAGACTTTGATGCGTATCCCAAAAATACAGAATCGGATTTAAAGTTATGCGAAGAACATGGAGTGGATTTGGTTTTTTTACCAAGTGTGGAAGTGATCTATCCAAAATCACAAACTCCCATCCAAATGAGTATTCCCAGCTTACAGACAACTCTCTGTGGACGAACAAGGCCAGGTCACTTTGAAGGTGTATTACAAATTGTTTCAAAACTTTTCCATCTAACAGAACCTAATTATGGATTTTTTGGACTCAAAGACTACCAACAGTATCGAATCATTTCCGCCATGGTAGAAGAACTGAATTTTCCTATCAAAATTCTCGGAGTTCCCACAAAAAGGGAATCGGATGGACTGGCGATGAGTTCGAGAAATCTTAGGCTTTCACCAAAAGATAGAGAAACGGCATCTCTTATTCCAAGAATGTTCCAACTTGCCAAAAAAACATTATTAGGTGGGGAAAAGAACCTGATTGTTTGGAAAGAAATTCTAACTGACTTCCTTTTGACTGGATCCAATGTGAAAATTGATTATTTAGAAATTGTCGATCCTATCACTTTACAACCTCTCTCAAATTTAAATGGAGAACTTTTACTGGCTACTGCCGTATTTGTTGGTGAGGTTCGTCTCATTGACAATGAAGTTTTAGTCTCTCCCTAA
- a CDS encoding lipoprotein LipL31 — protein MKKILPLFVFLASFALVQCSDSSPVIETLDNHKITVKDFEAAYDTALDSISRLQNIEKKTLLEFIEKDINEVPPNFQDLNYQLQKKNFYQTYRQMIMTRLVAEKNGYISRPDVAEVIKQVEMQTIAQMYVSEQVEKKIQITEEQALAECERMRKLDRNFNLTIDKCKTFAKAQLKQMQTREYLPLVVERIKEEVSIKRNEKFDLDAYLAPKKKVEEPAPALTPNN, from the coding sequence ATGAAAAAAATCCTTCCTTTGTTTGTGTTTTTGGCTTCTTTTGCCCTAGTACAGTGTTCTGACTCTTCACCGGTCATCGAAACCTTAGACAACCATAAAATTACTGTAAAAGATTTCGAAGCTGCTTATGATACAGCCCTAGATTCCATCAGTCGTTTACAAAATATCGAGAAAAAAACTCTTCTTGAATTCATTGAAAAAGACATCAACGAAGTTCCACCAAATTTCCAAGATCTCAATTACCAACTTCAAAAGAAAAATTTCTACCAAACATATCGCCAGATGATCATGACTCGCCTTGTTGCGGAGAAAAATGGATACATTTCAAGACCAGATGTAGCCGAAGTGATCAAACAAGTGGAAATGCAAACCATTGCGCAAATGTATGTTTCGGAACAAGTGGAGAAAAAGATTCAAATTACGGAAGAACAAGCATTGGCTGAATGTGAGAGAATGAGGAAGTTAGATCGTAATTTTAACTTAACAATTGACAAATGCAAAACGTTTGCAAAAGCACAATTAAAACAAATGCAAACGAGAGAATACCTTCCTTTGGTAGTGGAAAGAATCAAAGAGGAAGTTAGCATCAAAAGGAATGAAAAATTTGATTTAGATGCATACCTTGCACCAAAGAAAAAAGTAGAAGAACCAGCACCCGCACTTACTCCAAATAACTAA